From the Candidatus Nanopelagicales bacterium genome, one window contains:
- a CDS encoding ABC transporter ATP-binding protein, giving the protein MSNVTSTTLRAEGVSIRFGGVQALNKVSLDAQPGQITGLIGPNGAGKSTMLGCISGTLEQNEGTIFVGETSVGKTSPQKRASMGMARTFQGPQLVTELTVREHVVLASRAGKQVRAGKFITSLNFIIALIPFFSRGISKAEIESADALINELGLGKDKDKGPSDLTLGQRRLLEVAICLATNAKIMLLDEPSAGLDRSETENLGEMIKKLARERNITIILVEHDLELVFGICDRVFVLDFGQLIDSGTPAEMRASKAVQAAYLGTVED; this is encoded by the coding sequence CAAACGTAACTAGCACCACACTTCGCGCAGAAGGTGTCAGCATCCGCTTCGGCGGTGTGCAGGCATTGAACAAGGTCAGTCTTGACGCGCAACCAGGTCAAATCACCGGATTGATCGGCCCTAACGGTGCCGGCAAGTCCACGATGCTTGGTTGCATTTCAGGAACCTTGGAACAAAACGAAGGCACGATCTTCGTTGGTGAAACAAGTGTCGGAAAGACCTCGCCTCAAAAGCGTGCGTCGATGGGCATGGCTCGCACCTTCCAGGGTCCACAGTTGGTTACCGAACTGACGGTTCGCGAGCATGTCGTGCTCGCGTCTCGTGCCGGCAAGCAGGTTCGTGCCGGCAAGTTCATCACCAGCTTGAACTTCATCATTGCGTTGATTCCGTTTTTCTCCCGCGGCATTTCCAAGGCTGAAATTGAAAGTGCAGATGCACTTATCAATGAACTTGGTCTTGGCAAAGACAAGGACAAGGGTCCATCAGACCTCACCCTTGGTCAGCGCCGTCTTCTTGAGGTTGCAATTTGTCTGGCAACCAATGCGAAGATCATGTTGCTCGATGAGCCATCAGCTGGTCTTGACCGTTCAGAAACCGAGAACCTCGGTGAAATGATCAAGAAGCTCGCACGTGAGCGCAACATCACCATCATCTTGGTTGAGCATGACCTCGAATTGGTGTTTGGCATTTGCGATCGAGTCTTCGTTCTCGACTTCGGTCAATTGATCGACAGTGGAACCCCAGCAGAAATGCGCGCCAGCAAGGCTGTACAGGCCGCTTACCTTGGAACAGTGGAGGACTAA
- a CDS encoding ABC transporter ATP-binding protein, producing MSNAKLEVQNLTLKYGDALAVDNVSFSLAHGECLTILGANGAGKSSIGKSLAGLLPPASGNIILDGDDVTNLEPYLIAQRKLSYLPEGRAIFPTLTIEENLMLGARKLAADPKAAVQSAYDLFGKLGDRRKQQARTLSGGEQQMLAVAKALITNPEVIVVDELSLGLAPLIIDDIYTALGKAREANNVTIVLIEQYIDRALSFADRALLMVHGHEVWSGPADSNADSIVRGFLSGEGAA from the coding sequence ATGTCGAACGCGAAACTTGAGGTTCAAAACCTCACGCTCAAGTACGGCGATGCACTTGCCGTTGACAACGTGTCGTTCTCACTTGCGCATGGTGAATGCCTCACCATCCTTGGTGCTAACGGTGCAGGTAAGAGTTCAATCGGTAAGTCACTTGCCGGCTTGCTTCCACCTGCATCAGGCAACATCATTCTTGATGGCGACGATGTCACCAATCTTGAGCCATATTTGATCGCACAGCGCAAGCTGTCGTACCTTCCAGAAGGTCGCGCAATCTTCCCGACACTCACCATTGAAGAAAACCTGATGCTGGGTGCTCGTAAGTTGGCGGCTGATCCAAAGGCAGCTGTTCAAAGCGCATACGACCTTTTCGGAAAGCTCGGCGATCGTCGTAAGCAGCAGGCCCGCACACTTTCAGGTGGCGAGCAGCAGATGTTGGCTGTAGCAAAGGCATTGATCACAAACCCAGAAGTCATCGTTGTTGACGAACTTTCACTGGGCTTGGCTCCATTGATCATTGACGACATCTACACCGCCCTCGGTAAGGCGCGTGAAGCTAACAATGTGACGATCGTGCTCATTGAGCAGTACATCGACCGCGCATTGAGCTTCGCAGATCGTGCTCTGCTCATGGTGCATGGTCATGAAGTATGGAGCGGACCTGCTGACAGTAATGCTGACAGCATTGTGCGCGGCTTCCTCAGTGGTGAGGGCGCAGCCTAA
- a CDS encoding CoA transferase, translating to MKMLDGIRVLDLTMWAFCPSAGAVLAEWGADVIHIENPRNPDPMRLFGGGSLEPNGAHWFFKHYNRGKRAITLDLATPEGKEALYALVKESDVFLTSFLPNTRQKLGFDVDQLRAINPNIIYAKGTGGGPLGPENHRGGYDGATWWHRGSLAQSVMNVTRTEVPSGMVGHGDGMSGLVLAGGISAALFHRLKTGEATVVDSSLLGTATWFNAPAIIGSVVDGANAQMGKYIPREMGQWSGATYKTKDGRFIGLLHLGDHQNEFEDLCRHMNREDLIADPRFGSPADRMANSGDLMSIMDDVFATKDFAEWKTILVTSKGVWAPIQSVEEMPDDVQVQANRMIRTVQYGDTSQPVVMPPVMFNEDSGPCDRAPDFNEHTDEVLRDVGGFDDAAIARFRAAGAVA from the coding sequence ATGAAAATGCTCGACGGTATTCGTGTTCTTGATCTAACAATGTGGGCCTTTTGCCCGTCAGCTGGAGCAGTGCTCGCTGAATGGGGTGCAGACGTCATTCACATTGAAAACCCTCGAAATCCAGATCCAATGCGCCTATTCGGCGGTGGCAGCCTCGAACCAAATGGTGCACACTGGTTCTTTAAGCACTACAACCGAGGCAAGCGCGCGATCACGTTGGATCTCGCAACTCCAGAAGGTAAAGAAGCGCTATATGCATTAGTGAAGGAATCAGATGTATTCCTGACGAGCTTCCTTCCCAACACACGCCAAAAGCTTGGCTTTGATGTTGATCAACTTCGTGCCATCAATCCGAACATCATTTACGCAAAGGGCACCGGTGGTGGACCACTTGGCCCAGAGAATCATCGTGGCGGATACGACGGAGCCACCTGGTGGCATCGCGGGTCGCTGGCTCAGTCAGTCATGAACGTGACACGCACTGAAGTCCCATCAGGCATGGTGGGCCATGGCGACGGCATGTCTGGTTTGGTTCTTGCCGGCGGCATTTCTGCTGCGTTGTTCCATCGATTGAAGACCGGCGAAGCAACAGTTGTTGACTCATCGCTGCTGGGCACCGCAACTTGGTTCAACGCACCAGCGATTATTGGCTCTGTCGTTGATGGCGCGAATGCTCAGATGGGTAAGTACATCCCTCGCGAAATGGGTCAGTGGTCAGGCGCTACTTATAAGACCAAGGATGGCCGCTTCATCGGACTTCTTCACTTAGGCGATCATCAAAACGAATTCGAAGATCTTTGCCGCCACATGAATCGAGAAGATCTGATTGCAGATCCCCGTTTTGGATCACCAGCTGATCGCATGGCTAATTCCGGCGACCTCATGTCGATCATGGATGACGTTTTCGCAACGAAGGATTTTGCCGAGTGGAAAACCATTCTTGTCACCAGCAAGGGCGTGTGGGCACCAATTCAATCTGTTGAAGAAATGCCCGATGATGTTCAGGTCCAGGCCAATCGCATGATCCGCACGGTTCAGTACGGCGATACTTCGCAGCCAGTTGTCATGCCCCCTGTGATGTTCAATGAAGATTCCGGGCCATGCGACCGTGCGCCTGACTTCAATGAGCACACAGAT